In Piliocolobus tephrosceles isolate RC106 chromosome 12, ASM277652v3, whole genome shotgun sequence, one DNA window encodes the following:
- the PLAC1 gene encoding placenta-specific protein 1 — protein sequence MKVFKLIGVMILLTSAFSACSGQSPMTVLCSIDWFMVTVHPFMLNNDVCVHFHELHLGLGCPPNHVEPHAYQFTYRVTECGIRVKAVSQDMVIYSTEIHYSSKGTPSKFVIPVSCAAPLKSPWLTKPCSMRVASQSRAIAQKDEKCYEVFSLSQSSQRPNCDCPPCVFNEEEHTQVPCHQAGAQEAQPLQPSHFLDISEDWSLHADDMIGSM from the coding sequence ATGAAAGTTTTTAAGCTCATAGGAGTGATGATCCTCCTCACCTCTGCGTTTTCAGCCTGTTCAGGGCAAAGTCCAATGACTGTGCTGTGCTCCATAGACTGGTTCATGGTCACAGtgcaccccttcatgctaaacaaCGATGTGTGTGTACACTTTCATGAGCTACACTTGGGCCTGGGTTGTCCCCCAAACCATGTTGAGCCACACGCCTACCAGTTCACCTACCGTGTTACTGAATGTGGCATCAGGGTCAAAGCTGTCTCTCAGGACATGGTTATCTACAGCACTGAAATACACTACTCTTCTAAGGGCACGCCATCTAAGTTTGTGATCCCAGTGTCATGTGCTGCACCCCTAAAGTCCCCATGGCTCACCAAGCCCTGCTCCATGAGAGTAGCCAGCCAGAGCAGGGCCATAGCCCAGAAGGATGAGAAATGCTACGAGGTGTTCAGCTTGTCACAGTCCAGCCAAAGGCCCAACTGCGACTGTCCACCTTGTGTCTTCAATGAAGAAGAGCATACCCAGGTCCCTTGTCACCAAGCAGGGGCTCAGGAGGCCCAACCTCTGCAGCCATCTCACTTTCTCGATATTTCTGAGGATTGGTCTCTTCACGCAGATGATATGATTGGGTCCATGTGA